In Oryzihumus leptocrescens, the following are encoded in one genomic region:
- a CDS encoding aerobic carbon-monoxide dehydrogenase large subunit, producing MTTTEQPAHADVGFGRRPRVEDARFLRGKGQYVDDITLPGMLHGAILRSPHAHARIVSIDTSEAEAHPKVKAVITGATLESLKLAWIPSLSHDVIAVLATDKVRYQGQEVAFVVAEDRYSARDALELIDVDYDVLDPVIDAQRALDPGAPVIRDDIEGKADNHIFDWTAGDKDQTDAAFASAEVVVKQDMLYPRVHPAPLETCGSVAWMDPVSGKLTIWCTTQAPHAHRTLYALVAGLPEQKIRVVSPDIGGGFGNKVGIYPGYVLSVVGSIVTGAPVKWVEDRSENLVSTSFARDYHMHGEIAATRDGRILGLRVDVLADHGAFNNTAQPTKYPAGFFHIFTGSYDYPAAYCTVKGVYTNKAPGGVAYACSFRVTEACYLVERIVDCLADELGMDPAELRMKNLLRPERFPYLSPTGWEYDSGEYPRALAKAMEMAGYEQLRKEQAEKRARGELMGIGVSFFTETVGAGPRKHMDILGLGMADGAEVRVHPTGKAVVRLSVQTQGQGHETTFAQIVSEVTGIPSADIEVVHGDTDNTPFGLGTYGSRSTPVSGAAVAVASRRIVDKARLIASAMLEVSPEDLEWDRGKFFVKGDPSTAKTIQEIAFASHGTQELPEGVEGHLDAECVYDPPNLTYPFGAYICVVDVDKGTGQVKVRRFIAVDDCGPRINPMIVEGQVHGGLADGVGMALMEVIAFDEEGNCLGGSFMDYQLPTALECPSWELGETVTPSPHHPLGLKGVGESATVGSPPAVVNAVIDALKPYGVRHVDMPLTPAQVWRAMQGRPFRTDLAITDE from the coding sequence ATGACGACCACCGAGCAGCCCGCGCACGCCGACGTCGGCTTCGGACGGCGCCCCCGCGTCGAGGACGCGCGCTTCCTGCGCGGCAAGGGGCAGTACGTCGACGACATCACGCTGCCCGGGATGCTGCACGGGGCCATCCTGCGCAGCCCCCACGCCCACGCCAGGATCGTCTCGATCGACACCTCCGAGGCCGAGGCCCACCCCAAGGTCAAGGCGGTCATCACCGGCGCGACGCTGGAGTCGCTGAAGCTGGCCTGGATCCCGTCCCTCTCGCACGACGTCATCGCCGTGCTGGCCACCGACAAGGTGCGCTACCAGGGGCAGGAGGTGGCGTTCGTCGTCGCCGAGGACCGCTACTCGGCCCGGGACGCCCTCGAGCTCATCGACGTGGACTACGACGTCCTCGACCCGGTCATCGACGCGCAGCGGGCGCTGGACCCGGGCGCTCCGGTGATCCGCGACGACATCGAGGGCAAGGCCGACAACCACATCTTCGACTGGACCGCCGGCGACAAGGACCAGACGGACGCGGCGTTCGCCTCGGCCGAGGTCGTCGTGAAGCAGGACATGCTGTATCCGCGGGTCCACCCCGCTCCGCTGGAGACGTGCGGCTCGGTCGCGTGGATGGACCCGGTCAGCGGCAAGCTCACCATCTGGTGCACCACCCAGGCGCCGCACGCGCACCGCACCCTCTACGCCTTGGTCGCCGGGCTGCCCGAGCAGAAGATCCGCGTGGTCAGCCCGGACATCGGTGGCGGCTTCGGCAACAAGGTCGGCATCTACCCCGGCTACGTGCTCTCCGTCGTCGGCTCGATCGTCACCGGCGCGCCGGTGAAGTGGGTCGAGGACCGCTCGGAGAACCTCGTGTCCACCTCGTTCGCCCGCGACTACCACATGCACGGCGAGATCGCGGCGACCCGCGACGGCAGGATCCTCGGCCTGCGGGTGGACGTGCTCGCCGACCACGGCGCGTTCAACAACACCGCCCAGCCGACGAAGTACCCGGCCGGCTTCTTCCACATCTTCACCGGCAGCTACGACTACCCGGCCGCCTACTGCACGGTGAAGGGCGTCTACACCAACAAGGCGCCCGGCGGGGTGGCCTACGCGTGCTCCTTCCGCGTCACCGAGGCCTGCTACCTCGTCGAGCGGATCGTCGACTGCCTGGCCGACGAGCTGGGGATGGACCCCGCCGAGCTGAGGATGAAGAACCTGCTGCGCCCCGAGCGCTTCCCCTACCTCTCACCGACCGGCTGGGAGTACGACTCGGGGGAGTACCCGCGGGCGCTGGCCAAGGCGATGGAGATGGCCGGCTACGAGCAGCTGCGCAAGGAACAGGCGGAGAAACGGGCGCGCGGGGAGCTCATGGGCATCGGGGTCAGCTTCTTCACCGAGACCGTCGGCGCCGGCCCGCGCAAGCACATGGACATCCTCGGCCTGGGCATGGCCGACGGCGCCGAGGTGCGGGTGCACCCGACCGGCAAGGCCGTCGTCCGGCTCTCGGTGCAGACCCAGGGCCAGGGCCACGAGACGACGTTCGCCCAGATCGTCTCGGAGGTCACCGGCATCCCGTCGGCGGACATCGAGGTGGTCCACGGCGACACCGACAACACCCCGTTCGGCCTGGGCACCTACGGCAGCCGGTCCACCCCGGTGTCCGGGGCCGCGGTCGCCGTCGCCTCCCGCCGCATCGTCGACAAGGCGCGGCTGATCGCCTCGGCCATGCTCGAGGTGTCCCCGGAGGACCTGGAATGGGACCGCGGGAAGTTCTTCGTCAAGGGCGACCCGAGCACCGCGAAGACGATCCAGGAGATCGCGTTCGCCTCGCACGGCACCCAGGAGCTGCCCGAGGGGGTCGAGGGCCACCTCGACGCCGAGTGCGTCTACGACCCGCCGAACCTCACCTACCCCTTCGGCGCCTACATCTGCGTGGTGGACGTCGACAAGGGCACCGGGCAGGTGAAGGTGCGCCGGTTCATCGCGGTCGACGACTGCGGTCCGCGGATCAACCCGATGATCGTCGAGGGGCAGGTCCACGGCGGCCTGGCCGACGGGGTCGGCATGGCGCTGATGGAGGTCATCGCCTTCGACGAGGAGGGCAACTGCCTGGGCGGGTCGTTCATGGACTACCAGCTTCCGACCGCGCTGGAGTGCCCCAGCTGGGAGCTCGGCGAGACGGTCACCCCCTCACCGCACCACCCGCTGGGCCTCAAGGGGGTCGGCGAGTCGGCCACGGTCGGGTCGCCCCCGGCCGTGGTCAACGCGGTCATCGACGCGCTCAAGCCGTATGGCGTGCGGCACGTGGACATGCCGCTCACCCCGGCGCAGGTCTGGCGCGCGATGCAGGGCCGGCCCTTCCGCACCGACCTCGCCATCACCGACGAGTGA
- a CDS encoding XdhC family protein → MPAHLDLAGRAAALSAEGTPFVWATVVHAHRPTSAKAGDSAIVLADGQIDGFVGGECAEATVRAQSLEALSTGQTRLLRVAPGEEETGLPDEDGVITVHNPCLSGGTLEILLEPSVPLPVVAVVGSAPIATALLRADRLFGLQVRALTPEEELPDGTLAVVVASHGRDEEPVLTAALRAGVPYVGLVASRRRGAAVLASLDVEDAQRDTVHTPAGLDIGARTADEVALSILAEVVATRRAAGPAGAARTEAAATPPAPATAKDPVCGMTVAAVPTSVHVDTPAGTVWFCGTGCRTAYLDNPAAYAT, encoded by the coding sequence ATGCCCGCCCACCTCGACCTCGCCGGACGGGCCGCGGCACTGAGCGCCGAGGGGACGCCGTTCGTCTGGGCGACCGTGGTGCACGCCCACCGGCCCACGAGCGCCAAGGCGGGCGACTCGGCGATCGTCCTGGCCGACGGGCAGATCGACGGCTTCGTCGGCGGGGAGTGTGCCGAGGCCACGGTCCGCGCCCAGTCGCTGGAGGCGCTCTCCACCGGGCAGACCCGGCTGCTGAGGGTCGCCCCCGGCGAGGAGGAGACCGGCCTGCCCGACGAGGACGGCGTCATCACCGTGCACAACCCGTGCCTGTCCGGGGGCACCCTGGAGATCCTGCTCGAGCCGTCGGTGCCGCTGCCCGTGGTCGCGGTCGTCGGGTCCGCGCCGATCGCGACGGCGCTGCTGCGCGCGGACCGCCTCTTCGGCCTGCAGGTGCGCGCCCTCACCCCGGAGGAGGAGCTGCCCGACGGCACGCTCGCCGTCGTGGTCGCCTCGCACGGGCGCGACGAGGAGCCCGTGCTCACCGCGGCGCTGCGCGCCGGGGTGCCGTATGTCGGGCTGGTCGCCAGCCGCCGCCGCGGCGCCGCGGTCCTGGCCTCCCTCGACGTCGAGGACGCGCAGCGGGACACGGTGCACACCCCGGCCGGGCTGGACATCGGGGCCCGCACCGCCGACGAGGTGGCCCTGTCGATCCTCGCCGAGGTGGTGGCGACCCGCCGAGCAGCAGGTCCGGCCGGCGCGGCACGCACGGAGGCGGCGGCCACCCCGCCGGCCCCGGCGACGGCGAAGGACCCGGTCTGCGGGATGACCGTGGCGGCGGTGCCCACCAGCGTGCACGTCGACACCCCCGCCGGGACGGTGTGGTTCTGCGGCACCGGCTGCCGCACGGCATACCTGGACAACCCGGCGGCGTACGCGACGTGA
- a CDS encoding AAA family ATPase has protein sequence MTAPDTATVADLLPDVPALQAGLDAVDYLADEGTATALFCAARLAQPVLIEGEPGVGKTQAATSLAQVLRTPLVRLQCYEGIDVAEALYEWNYPRQLLSIRLAESRGEMLEDADVFGEEYLVARPLLTALRHPGPRPAVLLIDEVDRADDDFEAFLLELLADAAVTIPEIGTLRAAYPPIAVLTSNRTRELHDALKRRCLFHWIDYPSAQRSAEIIRRRVPGSSRTLAEQVARTVERLRRLDLQKPPGVAEAIDWVAALELLGVRALDAGAVERTLGSALKYVEDQQVAREAGLATLVAG, from the coding sequence GTGACCGCCCCCGACACCGCCACGGTCGCCGACCTGCTGCCCGACGTGCCCGCGCTGCAGGCCGGGCTGGACGCGGTCGACTACCTGGCCGACGAAGGCACCGCCACCGCGTTGTTCTGCGCCGCTCGCCTGGCCCAGCCGGTGCTCATCGAGGGCGAGCCCGGCGTCGGCAAGACCCAGGCCGCGACCTCCCTGGCGCAGGTGCTGCGCACCCCGCTGGTGCGGCTGCAGTGCTACGAGGGCATCGACGTCGCCGAGGCGCTGTACGAGTGGAACTACCCGCGCCAGCTGCTCAGCATCCGGCTGGCCGAGTCCCGTGGGGAGATGCTCGAGGACGCGGACGTCTTCGGCGAGGAGTACCTCGTCGCCCGGCCGCTGCTGACCGCGCTGCGCCACCCCGGCCCGCGCCCGGCGGTGCTGCTCATCGACGAGGTCGACCGCGCCGACGACGACTTCGAGGCGTTCCTGCTCGAGCTGCTCGCCGACGCGGCGGTGACGATCCCGGAGATCGGGACGCTGCGGGCGGCGTACCCGCCCATCGCGGTGCTCACCTCCAACCGGACCCGGGAGCTGCACGACGCCCTGAAGCGGCGCTGCCTGTTCCACTGGATCGACTACCCCTCGGCGCAGCGCAGCGCCGAGATCATCCGGCGCCGGGTGCCGGGCAGCTCGCGGACGCTGGCCGAGCAGGTGGCCCGGACCGTCGAGCGGCTGCGCCGGCTCGACCTGCAGAAGCCGCCGGGGGTGGCCGAGGCGATCGACTGGGTCGCGGCGCTGGAGCTGCTGGGGGTGCGCGCCCTCGACGCCGGCGCCGTCGAGCGCACCCTGGGCTCGGCGCTGAAGTACGTGGAGGACCAGCAGGTGGCGCGCGAGGCCGGGCTGGCCACGCTGGTCGCCGGGTGA
- a CDS encoding vWA domain-containing protein, whose product MSAGVPADLASVFGLFGRELHRAGIPVSPSESAQLARVVEVCDPLTVDQLYWCARVSLLRSPDQVPEFNAVFALVFRGLADVAEHRGQEPSALRSESRPPRQAAGEQGSERPPTGPAGTRAGRAGEEGSESEPHALRALASSEERLRHADLGALGDAELAELAPLLHRLLTTLPTRRTRRRHRHPRGDRLDVRATIRRSIRSGGDPVLAVRRSRRRRPRRLVALLDISGSMEPYARAWLHLLWGAATVARAEVFVFGTRLTRLTPVLRTRSPQQALTQAGRAMPDWSGGTRIGHNLKAFMHRYGRSGMAHGAVVLVVSDGWERDDPAVLGAQMEAIARRAHRVVWVNPRVAAPGFLPDTGGMQAALPFCDALLSGHSVEALTEVVAALGGDRQVSGRHTGR is encoded by the coding sequence GTGAGCGCGGGGGTGCCGGCCGACCTGGCCAGCGTCTTCGGCCTCTTCGGCCGGGAGCTGCACCGGGCCGGGATCCCGGTGTCACCGAGCGAGTCGGCGCAGCTGGCCCGCGTGGTGGAGGTGTGCGACCCGCTCACCGTGGACCAGCTCTACTGGTGTGCCCGGGTCAGCCTGCTGCGGTCCCCGGACCAGGTGCCGGAGTTCAACGCGGTGTTCGCGCTCGTCTTCCGCGGTCTGGCCGACGTGGCCGAGCACCGCGGCCAGGAGCCGTCGGCCCTGCGTTCGGAGTCCCGACCGCCGCGCCAGGCCGCGGGGGAGCAGGGGAGCGAGCGACCGCCGACCGGGCCGGCCGGCACGCGTGCCGGCCGGGCGGGGGAGGAGGGGTCCGAGTCCGAGCCGCACGCGTTGCGGGCCCTCGCCAGCAGCGAGGAGCGGCTGCGGCACGCCGACCTCGGCGCGCTGGGCGACGCGGAGCTGGCCGAGCTGGCGCCGCTGCTGCACCGGCTGCTGACCACGCTGCCGACGCGGCGCACCCGCCGCCGGCACCGGCACCCGCGGGGGGACCGGCTCGACGTGCGCGCCACGATCCGGCGCAGCATCCGCTCCGGCGGGGACCCGGTGCTGGCCGTGCGGCGCTCCCGGCGGCGCCGGCCCCGGCGGCTGGTGGCCCTGCTCGACATCTCGGGGTCGATGGAGCCCTACGCCCGGGCCTGGCTGCACCTGCTCTGGGGCGCGGCGACGGTCGCCCGCGCCGAGGTGTTCGTCTTCGGCACCCGGCTGACCCGGCTCACCCCGGTGCTGCGGACCCGCAGCCCACAGCAGGCCCTGACCCAAGCCGGACGGGCGATGCCCGACTGGTCGGGTGGCACCCGGATCGGCCACAACCTCAAGGCGTTCATGCACCGCTACGGCCGCAGCGGGATGGCCCACGGCGCGGTGGTGCTCGTCGTCTCCGACGGGTGGGAACGGGACGACCCGGCCGTCCTGGGGGCGCAGATGGAGGCCATCGCCCGCCGGGCGCACCGTGTCGTGTGGGTCAACCCGCGGGTGGCCGCGCCGGGGTTCTTGCCGGACACCGGAGGCATGCAGGCGGCCCTGCCGTTCTGCGACGCCCTGCTGAGCGGGCACTCGGTGGAGGCGCTCACGGAGGTGGTGGCTGCCCTGGGCGGCGACCGGCAGGTGAGCGGCCGGCATACCGGCCGGTAA
- the mtrA gene encoding MtrAB system response regulator MtrA, protein MKGRILVVDDDLALAEMLGIVLRNEGLEVVHVADGSSAMAAFRESRPDVVLLDVMLPGMDGIEVCRRIRGESGVPIVMLTARSDTVDVVVGLESGADDYVVKPFKPQELIARVRARLRRGDEPEPERLEIGDLVIDVAGHSVKRDGQPLSLTPLEFDLLVALARKPWQVFTREVLLEQVWGYRHAGDTRLVNVHVQRLRSKIEQDPEHPEIVVTVRGVGYKAGPS, encoded by the coding sequence GTGAAGGGCAGGATCCTCGTCGTCGACGACGACCTCGCGCTGGCGGAGATGCTGGGCATCGTCCTGCGCAACGAGGGCCTCGAGGTCGTGCACGTCGCCGACGGTTCCTCGGCGATGGCCGCTTTCCGCGAGAGCCGGCCCGACGTGGTCCTGCTCGACGTGATGCTCCCCGGGATGGACGGCATCGAGGTGTGCCGCCGGATCCGCGGCGAGTCCGGCGTGCCGATCGTCATGCTCACCGCGCGCAGCGACACCGTGGACGTGGTCGTCGGGCTGGAGTCCGGCGCCGACGACTACGTGGTCAAGCCGTTCAAGCCGCAGGAGCTCATCGCCCGGGTGCGGGCGCGGCTGCGCCGCGGCGACGAGCCCGAGCCCGAGCGCCTGGAGATCGGCGACCTGGTCATCGACGTGGCCGGCCACTCGGTCAAGCGCGACGGGCAGCCGCTGTCGCTGACCCCGCTGGAGTTCGACCTGCTCGTCGCGCTCGCCCGCAAGCCGTGGCAGGTGTTCACCCGCGAGGTGCTGCTGGAGCAGGTGTGGGGCTACCGCCACGCCGGCGACACCCGGCTGGTCAACGTCCACGTGCAGCGGCTGCGCTCCAAGATCGAGCAGGACCCCGAGCACCCCGAGATCGTCGTGACGGTGCGTGGCGTCGGCTACAAGGCGGGTCCGAGCTAG
- the mtrB gene encoding MtrAB system histidine kinase MtrB, whose protein sequence is MSEPSRPAPEQPSRFAIRRTRALRSAGWAVARARAAVIGSGRWLAHQWRASLQFRVISMTMLLGLVVVLLLGSYLYQQIADGLVSDRVKSATEEAAQGTRAAQTRFDAADRTDPTSLSVLATDLVQQLASPGADHARDVILTRALHNTRTPVVATRLSGDVGLPSVPAELRQAVAADATHQHVQIIATSSSDTGAAVPTVIVGSQVSLPVAGTYELYFVFPMEREQATLKVVAQTFTLGGIALVLMVGAVAYVVTRLVVEPVRRAAEVAERLASGGLHERMRARGQDDLARLAKSFNAMAESLQKQIRQLEDLSRVQQRFVSDVSHELRTPLTTIRMAGDLIHDSRDEFDPSVSRSAELLHDELDRFESLLGDLLEISRFDAGAAALDLEATDLRDTVARVVEATVALAERRGSVVRVDAPHRACVAEIDPRRVERILRNLVVNAIEHGEGRPIVVRVSSNGTAVGVTVRDHGVGLRPGEAALVFNRFWRADPARARTTGGTGLGLAIALEDAHLHDGWLQAWGEPGRGSCFRLTLPRRAGVGIDRSPLPLTPEEEQPRSTRGVGGPYQQLGRQAESSR, encoded by the coding sequence ATGTCCGAGCCGAGCCGCCCGGCGCCCGAGCAGCCCTCCCGGTTCGCGATCCGCAGGACCCGGGCACTGCGCAGTGCCGGTTGGGCCGTGGCCCGGGCCCGCGCGGCGGTGATCGGCTCCGGGCGCTGGCTCGCCCACCAGTGGCGCGCGTCGCTGCAGTTCCGGGTCATCTCCATGACCATGCTGCTTGGCCTGGTCGTGGTGCTGCTGCTCGGGTCCTACCTCTACCAGCAGATCGCCGACGGCCTGGTCTCCGACCGGGTCAAGTCCGCGACGGAGGAGGCGGCCCAGGGCACCCGGGCCGCGCAGACCCGGTTCGACGCCGCCGACCGCACAGACCCGACGAGCCTGAGCGTGCTGGCCACCGACCTGGTCCAGCAGCTGGCCTCGCCGGGCGCCGACCACGCGCGCGACGTCATCCTCACGCGGGCCCTGCACAACACCCGCACGCCGGTGGTCGCGACCCGCCTCTCCGGCGACGTCGGCCTGCCCAGCGTGCCCGCCGAGCTGCGCCAGGCGGTCGCCGCCGACGCCACCCACCAGCACGTCCAGATCATCGCCACCAGCTCGTCGGACACCGGGGCCGCGGTGCCGACGGTCATCGTGGGCAGCCAGGTCTCGCTGCCCGTGGCCGGCACCTACGAGCTGTACTTCGTCTTCCCGATGGAGCGCGAGCAGGCGACGCTGAAGGTCGTCGCGCAGACGTTCACCCTCGGCGGTATCGCCCTCGTGCTCATGGTCGGTGCGGTCGCCTACGTCGTCACCCGGCTCGTGGTGGAGCCGGTACGCCGTGCCGCCGAGGTGGCCGAGCGGCTCGCCTCCGGCGGGCTGCACGAGCGGATGCGGGCCCGGGGGCAGGACGACCTGGCCCGGCTGGCCAAGTCGTTCAACGCCATGGCCGAGAGCCTGCAGAAGCAGATCCGCCAGCTCGAGGACCTCTCCCGGGTGCAGCAGCGGTTCGTCTCCGACGTCTCGCACGAGCTGCGCACCCCGCTGACCACGATCCGCATGGCCGGCGACCTGATCCACGACTCCCGCGACGAGTTCGACCCCTCGGTGTCCCGCTCGGCCGAGCTGCTCCACGACGAGCTCGACCGGTTCGAGTCGCTGCTGGGCGACCTGCTGGAGATCAGCCGTTTCGACGCCGGGGCGGCGGCGCTCGACCTGGAGGCCACCGACCTGCGCGACACCGTGGCCCGGGTGGTGGAGGCGACCGTGGCCCTGGCCGAGCGCCGCGGCAGCGTGGTCCGCGTCGACGCCCCGCACCGGGCGTGCGTCGCCGAGATCGACCCGCGCCGCGTCGAGCGGATCCTGCGCAACCTCGTCGTCAACGCGATCGAGCACGGCGAGGGCCGGCCGATCGTCGTGCGGGTCTCCTCCAACGGCACAGCCGTCGGGGTGACCGTCCGCGACCACGGCGTCGGGCTGCGCCCCGGCGAGGCGGCCCTGGTGTTCAACCGGTTCTGGCGCGCCGACCCGGCCCGCGCCCGTACCACGGGCGGCACGGGGCTCGGGCTGGCCATCGCCCTGGAGGACGCCCACCTGCACGACGGCTGGCTGCAGGCCTGGGGTGAGCCCGGACGCGGTTCCTGCTTCCGGCTGACCCTGCCCCGCCGCGCGGGCGTGGGCATCGACCGCTCGCCGCTGCCCCTCACGCCGGAGGAGGAGCAGCCCCGGTCCACCCGGGGCGTCGGCGGGCCCTACCAGCAGCTCGGTCGTCAGGCCGAGAGCTCCCGATGA
- a CDS encoding LpqB family beta-propeller domain-containing protein, giving the protein MRARGLAAVLLGLALATGGCGGLPTSGPVREGLSVGSPPVEPVRVLPDGPAAGATQEQIVRGFLRAAAGFDDDHAVGRSFLLPNVAQSWVPDHGVTVFPGESSLSVRSLPGDRVRVTVPATASIDESGRYRELPNGSTASATFGLQQAGGQWRIASTPAGFGLWLSEADLDRLYRAFAIHYAVPATRTLVPDERWFPLTPGLATTLARAQLGPVPDYLRGAAVSGVPESTRLAVDAVPVENGRAAVDLSVSGLVADPELRRAMWAQFVATLTQAPTVSSVSLLVGGSKVDLQGVPEAPSSLVQVGYPEDSDDTQVTSVVVRQGTALHRLDPGRLGGTEDPRRAPASLTSELPAMPLTYGPLALSRDGAEVAAVTTDGTSLARWRGTRLIQVAPFARDLTRPAFDSRHGLWVGGTSGGTPHVWVIDTSASPAAPRAVDVPWLGDRRVVALRVAADSTRMVLATRGPGGDVRVDVVGIVRAANGAPRSLTMPLRVGERLTTARDVAWVDSRTVAVLGSAGPEDPLRPYLVEVGGPTTALAPVAGAVSLTSTGGPRGLVVANDRGQVLTRAGNGWVVENSANDLVVPAG; this is encoded by the coding sequence ATGAGGGCGCGCGGCCTCGCGGCCGTCCTCCTCGGGCTGGCCCTGGCGACCGGCGGTTGCGGCGGCCTGCCCACCTCCGGGCCGGTGCGAGAGGGGCTCTCCGTGGGGAGCCCTCCGGTCGAGCCGGTGCGGGTGCTGCCCGACGGGCCGGCCGCGGGGGCCACGCAGGAGCAGATCGTCCGGGGCTTCCTGCGGGCGGCGGCCGGCTTCGACGACGACCACGCCGTGGGCCGCTCCTTCCTGCTGCCCAACGTCGCCCAGAGCTGGGTGCCCGACCACGGCGTCACCGTCTTCCCCGGCGAGTCCTCGCTGTCGGTCCGGTCGCTGCCCGGGGACCGGGTGCGGGTCACCGTCCCGGCCACGGCGAGCATCGACGAGTCCGGTCGCTACCGCGAGCTGCCGAACGGCTCCACCGCCAGCGCCACGTTCGGCCTGCAGCAGGCCGGTGGGCAGTGGCGGATCGCCAGCACCCCGGCCGGCTTCGGGCTGTGGCTCAGCGAGGCCGACCTGGACCGCCTCTACCGCGCGTTCGCGATCCACTACGCCGTGCCGGCCACCCGGACCCTGGTGCCCGACGAGCGCTGGTTCCCCCTCACCCCGGGGCTGGCCACCACCCTGGCCCGGGCCCAGCTCGGGCCGGTGCCCGACTACCTGCGCGGAGCGGCGGTCAGCGGCGTGCCCGAGAGCACCCGCCTGGCCGTCGACGCGGTGCCGGTGGAGAACGGGCGCGCCGCGGTGGACCTGTCGGTCAGCGGCCTGGTCGCCGACCCGGAGCTGCGGCGGGCCATGTGGGCCCAGTTCGTGGCCACGTTGACCCAGGCGCCGACGGTGTCCTCGGTGTCCCTGCTCGTCGGCGGCAGCAAGGTCGACCTCCAGGGGGTCCCCGAGGCGCCGTCCAGCCTGGTGCAGGTCGGCTACCCCGAGGACAGCGACGACACCCAGGTGACCAGCGTGGTGGTGCGCCAGGGCACCGCGCTCCACCGGCTCGACCCCGGCCGGCTCGGCGGCACCGAGGACCCGCGCCGGGCCCCGGCCAGCCTCACCAGCGAGCTGCCCGCGATGCCGCTGACCTACGGGCCGCTGGCGCTCTCCCGCGACGGGGCGGAGGTGGCCGCGGTGACCACCGACGGCACCAGCCTGGCCCGGTGGCGCGGCACCAGGCTGATCCAGGTGGCTCCGTTCGCCCGGGACCTGACCCGACCCGCGTTCGACAGCCGGCACGGCCTGTGGGTGGGCGGGACCAGCGGGGGCACCCCCCACGTCTGGGTCATCGACACCTCCGCGAGCCCTGCGGCGCCGCGTGCGGTCGACGTGCCCTGGCTGGGTGACCGGCGCGTGGTGGCGCTGCGCGTGGCCGCCGACAGCACCCGCATGGTCCTGGCGACCCGTGGCCCCGGTGGAGACGTGCGCGTCGACGTCGTCGGCATCGTGCGCGCGGCCAACGGTGCCCCGCGCAGCCTGACCATGCCGTTGCGGGTGGGGGAGCGGCTGACCACGGCCCGTGACGTGGCCTGGGTGGACTCGCGGACGGTCGCGGTCCTGGGCTCGGCCGGCCCGGAGGATCCGTTGCGGCCCTACCTGGTCGAGGTCGGCGGCCCGACCACGGCCCTGGCGCCGGTGGCCGGTGCCGTGTCGCTGACCAGCACCGGCGGTCCCCGCGGGCTGGTCGTGGCCAACGACCGGGGTCAGGTGCTGACGCGCGCCGGCAACGGCTGGGTCGTCGAGAACAGCGCCAACGACCTGGTCGTCCCTGCCGGCTGA
- a CDS encoding Flp family type IVb pilin: MSIKTIARLQHLTRTREEGATAVEYGLMVALIAIVIIAAVTLLGHNLSTMFNSVAGSV; this comes from the coding sequence ATGAGCATCAAGACCATCGCCCGCCTGCAGCACCTGACCCGGACCCGCGAGGAGGGCGCGACCGCTGTCGAGTACGGCCTCATGGTCGCGCTGATCGCCATCGTCATCATCGCGGCTGTCACGTTGCTGGGCCACAACCTCAGCACGATGTTCAACTCCGTCGCCGGCTCGGTCTGA
- a CDS encoding Flp family type IVb pilin: protein MSRLVKFQLKATDVLRGERGATAVEYGLMVALIAIVIIAAVTLLGQNLSTMFHSVATSV, encoded by the coding sequence ATGTCTCGTCTCGTCAAGTTCCAGCTCAAGGCCACCGACGTCCTGCGCGGTGAGCGTGGCGCCACCGCCGTCGAGTACGGCCTGATGGTCGCGCTGATCGCCATCGTCATCATCGCTGCGGTGACCCTGCTCGGCCAGAACCTCAGCACGATGTTCCACTCGGTCGCGACCTCGGTCTGA
- a CDS encoding Flp family type IVb pilin translates to MTRPWDHLRGRLERLARADRGATAAEYALIASLIAVVIVTAVALFGQAVLGLFISFNATSVFG, encoded by the coding sequence ATGACACGACCCTGGGACCACCTCCGCGGTCGGCTCGAGCGCCTGGCTCGGGCTGACCGCGGGGCCACGGCCGCCGAGTACGCGCTCATCGCCAGCCTGATCGCCGTCGTCATCGTCACGGCGGTCGCGCTCTTCGGACAGGCCGTCCTCGGCCTGTTCATCAGCTTCAACGCCACCTCCGTCTTCGGCTGA
- a CDS encoding TadE family protein, which translates to MTTLRHSFRAGGRGAHRRDRGAAAVEMALILPVLLFVLMGLIDFGRAYNTQIQLSQAAREGARFEALGFDNGTVDTHVNAAASSISPTVDWAHSTTCPAAGGSAVIKVEAHFQWITGISALSHFFGPGTFPTPSGDKITSEGVMRCLG; encoded by the coding sequence GTGACCACACTGCGTCACTCATTCCGGGCCGGTGGCCGCGGCGCCCACCGCCGCGACCGGGGGGCCGCGGCGGTGGAGATGGCCCTCATCCTCCCGGTGCTGCTCTTCGTCCTGATGGGCCTGATCGACTTCGGTCGGGCCTACAACACCCAGATCCAGCTCAGCCAGGCCGCGAGAGAAGGCGCGCGGTTTGAGGCGCTGGGCTTCGACAACGGCACGGTCGACACGCACGTGAACGCAGCCGCGAGCTCCATCAGCCCCACGGTCGACTGGGCGCACTCAACCACGTGTCCGGCTGCCGGCGGCAGCGCGGTCATCAAGGTGGAGGCCCACTTCCAGTGGATCACGGGCATCAGCGCACTCTCGCACTTCTTCGGGCCCGGGACCTTCCCGACGCCCAGCGGAGACAAGATCACCTCAGAGGGAGTCATGCGATGCCTCGGTTGA